Proteins encoded together in one Papaver somniferum cultivar HN1 unplaced genomic scaffold, ASM357369v1 unplaced-scaffold_21, whole genome shotgun sequence window:
- the LOC113340316 gene encoding myb family transcription factor PHL6-like: MNFGTNQGVNGGFSITRETSKCIPVANGPIHHWKHSNWSNVDNYGNYMVPGSKDLSLLPNRVIPTSSISISPNFAEPVQNMCPQSSTFCTSLQVSPASTLDHQMQFLQPGSSSTQYMMPQNQTMLPVQLQGENLAAYQRYEGQQIINGGHSELLGDVIRDGTFDWATGRTIDTTRTDNIISQQNGLQIQPKRFDFIMNHENQNAQMDEIFIATEHSQVHGNHSQANRGFTFSLEDETNSAISSIDVLHKPRMRWTQKLHDCFVQATNDLGGADKATPKSVQMKMGVEGLTIYHVKSHLQKYRLARCQPDTKEDKRSFISEFLNRTAAPEKEISDPSKKSAPESESLRLQWELQKSLHEQLEFQKELQRRAEENARQLQKLLEEQKKVGEAFMLASQSSFSSTNPVVAAGPSSTHLDLVQGQLNNNDASLRLSPPSPKKSRVELGTPTFRY, translated from the exons ATGAATTTTGGAACTAACCAAGGTGTAAATGGCGGTTTCAGTATTACACGAGAAACGTCAAAGTGTATTCCTGTGGCAAATGGACCTATTCATCACTGGAAACATTCAAATTGGTCAAATGTTGACAACTATGGGAATTATATGGTTCCCGGCAGCAAGGATCTCAGCCTACTTCCAAATAGGGTAATTCCTACCTCATCTATTTCTATATCCCCAAATTTTGCAGAACCAGTACAAAACATGTGCCCCCAGTCCTCAACATTTTGTACCAGCTTACAAGTATCACCAGCGTCAACCTTGGACCATCAGATGCAGTTTCTTCAACCTGGCTCATCGTCAACCCAGTATATGATGCCTCAAAATCAGACCATGTTACCTGTTCAACTGCAAGGTGAAAATTTAGCAGCTTATCAGCGGTATGAGGGCCAGCAGATTATAAATGGTGGACACTCTGAATTGCTTGGAGATGTTATCAGAGATGGCACTTTTGATTGGGCCACCGGCCGCACCATTGATACTACCAGGACAGACAACATTATATCTCAACAAAATGGATTGCAAATACAACCTAAGCGGTTTGACTTTATCATGAACCATGAAAATCAGAATGCTCAAATGGAT GAAATTTTCATAGCAACCGAACATTCCCAAGTCCATGGTAATCACAGCCAGGCGAATAGAGGTTTTACATTTTCCCTTGAAGATGAGACAAATTCTGCCATCTCTAGCATTGATGTTTTGCACAAGCCTCGGATGCGGTGGACTCAGAAGCTGCACGACTGCTTCGTACAAGCCACTAATGATCTAGGTGGCGCTGATA AAGCAACTCCAAAAAGTGTACAGATGAAAATGGGTGTTGAAGGATTAACTATATACCATGTGAAAAGCCACTTGCAG AAGTACCGGCTAGCGAGGTGCCAACCTGACACCAAAGAAG ATAAAAGGTCCTTCATTTCAGAGTTTCTAAACAGGACTGCAGCACCTGAAAAAGAAATTAGTGATCCATCAAAGAA GTCTGCACCTGAATCAGAATCACTTCGATTGCAGTGGGAGCTTCAAAAAAGCCTTCACGAGCAACTTGAG TTTCAAAAGGAGTTGCAGAGACGAGCTGAAGAAAATGCACGGCAACTACAGAAGTTGTTGGAAGAACAGAAGAAAGTGGGAGAAGCATTCATGCTGGCCAGCCAATCATCCTTTTCTTCAACAAATCCGGTAGTTGCTGCTGGTCCCTCATCTACTCATCTAGATTTGGTTCAGGGTCAGTTGAATAACAACGATGCGTCATTGAGATTATCACCACCTTCTCCGAAGAAATCAAGGGTCGAACTAGGGACACCAACGTTTAGGTATTGA